The Bacillota bacterium genome includes a window with the following:
- a CDS encoding PAS domain-containing protein, with the protein MLSLMRVKETEQRISDAIASALKVEVEIIDSNLVRVAGTGKVRAGVGDRLLRGLVNKHVLQTGKHVVISDPGNHPICRSCPLSRDCFYLAYIVYPLCAEDKVIGTISLVAFDAEQKKTLTNNTETLVDFVGRMADLITAKVTEQEMVKERIIMANRLEAVVDSVYEGVLAIDEQGCITHFNRSAERMLGIKKNKVLGKAIQDMFGTNMPLLDVLKGGKGFKSKEYFINFGGKKLHFWITAKHIRSEEDGSAGVVATFRDFREAQKLAYQIVTTQEAMGFNDIIGDSEAINEIKFKAAKIARSNSTVLIVGESGTGKELFARAIHTDGAQSQKPFVPINCGAIPEHLLESELFGYEEGAFTGARRGGKPGKFELANGGTIFLDEIGNMSLYLQAKLLRVLQERQIERVGGTQMMSVDIRVIAATNNDLQEMVTKGRFREDLYYRLSVIPLVIPPLRERAKDIPLLLNHNMRRFNRLLGKNIQGFSNEAMQICQEYHWPGNIRELINAVEYAINLEEERLILPESLPPRIRHTKESQSLPVHPVEIKPLEQLEKEAISNALDSYGWTDEGKKRAAAALGIGRATIYRKINKYQLNERHE; encoded by the coding sequence ATGCTCAGCCTGATGCGGGTTAAGGAAACTGAACAGCGCATATCCGATGCCATAGCCTCTGCCTTAAAAGTGGAGGTAGAGATAATTGATTCTAATTTGGTGCGGGTGGCGGGAACAGGCAAAGTACGTGCAGGAGTGGGAGACCGCCTGCTACGAGGCCTGGTAAATAAACATGTTTTACAAACCGGTAAGCATGTAGTTATCAGCGATCCGGGAAATCATCCTATCTGCCGGTCCTGCCCGCTTTCCAGAGATTGTTTCTACCTGGCGTATATTGTATATCCACTGTGTGCAGAAGATAAAGTGATAGGGACTATCAGCCTGGTGGCCTTCGATGCAGAACAAAAGAAAACCTTAACCAACAATACGGAAACATTGGTTGACTTTGTGGGACGCATGGCTGACTTAATAACAGCCAAGGTGACCGAGCAGGAAATGGTTAAGGAAAGAATAATTATGGCCAACCGGCTGGAAGCCGTTGTGGACTCAGTTTATGAAGGAGTACTGGCTATAGATGAACAGGGATGCATTACGCATTTTAACCGCTCCGCCGAGCGTATGTTGGGGATAAAGAAGAATAAAGTGCTTGGCAAGGCCATTCAGGATATGTTTGGCACTAATATGCCTTTGTTAGATGTGCTAAAAGGAGGAAAAGGTTTTAAATCCAAGGAGTACTTTATAAATTTTGGCGGGAAAAAGCTACACTTTTGGATAACGGCCAAACATATCCGTTCCGAAGAAGACGGCTCTGCCGGTGTTGTGGCTACGTTTAGAGATTTCAGGGAAGCACAGAAATTGGCTTACCAGATTGTTACCACCCAGGAGGCAATGGGTTTTAATGATATTATCGGTGACAGTGAGGCTATCAACGAAATAAAGTTTAAGGCAGCGAAAATTGCCCGCAGTAACTCCACCGTGCTCATCGTGGGAGAAAGCGGTACGGGAAAGGAGCTTTTTGCCCGGGCTATTCATACTGACGGCGCGCAAAGCCAGAAGCCCTTTGTTCCCATTAATTGTGGGGCTATTCCGGAACACCTTTTGGAAAGCGAATTGTTTGGCTACGAGGAAGGTGCTTTTACCGGGGCCAGGAGGGGCGGTAAGCCCGGAAAATTTGAACTGGCCAACGGGGGAACTATTTTCCTGGATGAAATAGGCAATATGTCTTTGTACCTGCAGGCAAAGCTGCTCCGGGTGCTACAAGAGAGACAAATTGAAAGAGTTGGTGGTACTCAGATGATGTCGGTGGATATAAGGGTAATAGCCGCCACCAACAATGACCTGCAGGAAATGGTTACAAAAGGGCGCTTCCGTGAGGATTTGTATTACCGGTTAAGTGTTATTCCCCTGGTCATACCGCCTCTGCGAGAAAGAGCCAAGGATATCCCTTTGCTTCTTAATCATAATATGCGCCGTTTTAATAGACTATTGGGCAAAAATATACAGGGATTCAGTAATGAAGCTATGCAAATATGCCAAGAATACCACTGGCCAGGGAATATAAGGGAATTAATTAATGCTGTGGAATATGCCATTAACCTGGAGGAAGAAAGACTGATTTTACCGGAAAGTCTGCCCCCGCGTATTCGGCATACCAAGGAGAGCCAATCGCTGCCTGTTCACCCGGTGGAGATAAAGCCTTTAGAACAGCTGGAAAAAGAGGCAATAAGCAATGCCCTGGACAGCTACGGCTGGACGGATGAAGGGAAAAAACGTGCTGCTGCGGCGTTGGGCATTGGCAGGGCGACTATTTACAGGAAGATAAATAAATACCAGTTAAACGAGAGACATGAGTAA
- a CDS encoding DMT family transporter, with protein sequence MFKDAYPTLAALTVAVIFGFSFLFTKAALFYLSPFQLIGIRFALAAFSLTALALLKVVKLNIRPRHLGDLLKIAIWQPVLYFICETYGVKLTSASESGVIIALVPVATAVLSMVILKEKITFWQGLFINAAVLGVVLMALGNPAAGLKGESGHLWGVLFLFGAVLAAAFYSIFSRRASAVHAPLDITFVMMWLGAVIFNIAGFIQSYWTGQLGNYIDIWHNLPVVVGILYLGILSSVIAFFLLNYTLSYLSASRAAVFLNLIPVVSVLAGILFLNEQLGSWQVGGGLLIILGVWGTNHFTWRPEKAVGGRAEEIS encoded by the coding sequence ATGTTTAAGGATGCATACCCTACATTGGCTGCCTTAACGGTGGCCGTTATTTTTGGTTTTTCTTTTCTTTTTACCAAGGCGGCATTGTTTTACTTAAGCCCCTTTCAGCTTATCGGGATTCGGTTTGCACTGGCCGCATTCAGTTTAACTGCTCTAGCATTGCTCAAGGTTGTAAAACTAAACATTCGCCCGCGGCACTTGGGTGATCTTTTGAAAATAGCCATTTGGCAGCCGGTACTTTACTTTATTTGCGAAACTTATGGCGTAAAGCTCACATCCGCTTCGGAATCAGGGGTGATAATTGCCCTTGTACCTGTGGCTACGGCGGTACTTTCTATGGTCATACTTAAAGAAAAAATCACCTTTTGGCAGGGGTTATTTATTAATGCAGCAGTGCTGGGAGTAGTGCTAATGGCACTGGGTAATCCTGCCGCCGGCCTTAAAGGAGAGTCCGGTCATTTGTGGGGGGTTCTTTTCCTCTTTGGAGCCGTGTTGGCTGCCGCTTTTTACAGTATTTTTTCGCGCCGCGCTTCCGCTGTCCATGCACCGCTTGATATTACGTTCGTCATGATGTGGTTAGGGGCAGTTATCTTTAATATTGCTGGTTTCATCCAAAGTTATTGGACCGGGCAGCTGGGTAATTATATTGACATATGGCACAACCTGCCGGTGGTAGTAGGAATTTTGTACCTGGGAATTTTATCGTCTGTTATAGCCTTCTTTTTACTCAATTATACTTTATCGTACTTGTCTGCTTCCCGTGCTGCAGTGTTTCTGAATTTAATACCTGTAGTTTCGGTATTAGCAGGTATTCTGTTTCTTAATGAACAGCTGGGAAGTTGGCAGGTAGGCGGCGGATTACTAATTATTTTGGGGGTATGGGGTACCAACCATTTTACTTGGCGGCCAGAAAAAGCGGTCGGAGGTCGGGCAGAGGAAATTTCCTAA
- a CDS encoding LysR family transcriptional regulator, producing the protein MSELNLYQLRVFYSVARLLSYSKAGEELALSQPAVSRQVSGLENSLHLKLFIRRGRKIMLTGAGRSLFEYADKIFDLAVEAERVMEQFKDLERGELIIGTSTNISSYLLPPVLQDFYEKHPKIDTRVHLGNSAAIEQLVMNGEVDIGLVSGPIKDTAFYVEPYFRDELVMVISPAHPLADKKKVCYQDLSEETLIWRERGSAVRALTEEFLIDQAIEFKKTFEISDTETIKRMTMTGMGVAFIPRTAIALEVSVCKLKVLGVTITLPVNISIISTKVQHYYPSVLAFVNFLRKSLNNSRHIESGLLE; encoded by the coding sequence TTGTCCGAATTAAACCTGTATCAACTAAGAGTTTTTTATAGTGTTGCCAGGCTCCTGAGTTACTCTAAGGCGGGTGAGGAATTGGCTTTAAGCCAACCTGCCGTTTCACGACAGGTATCCGGCCTGGAAAATAGCTTGCATTTAAAACTATTTATCCGCCGGGGGAGAAAAATTATGCTTACCGGTGCCGGGCGCAGTCTGTTTGAATATGCCGATAAAATATTTGATCTTGCAGTTGAGGCAGAGCGAGTCATGGAGCAATTTAAAGATTTGGAGCGCGGCGAGCTTATAATTGGGACTAGCACTAATATTAGTTCTTACCTACTTCCACCCGTGCTGCAGGATTTTTATGAAAAACACCCTAAGATAGATACCAGGGTACACCTTGGTAACAGTGCGGCCATTGAGCAGCTTGTAATGAATGGGGAAGTGGATATCGGCTTGGTAAGTGGTCCAATAAAAGATACGGCCTTTTATGTTGAACCATATTTTCGCGATGAACTGGTAATGGTAATATCTCCGGCACATCCCCTTGCAGATAAAAAAAAGGTCTGTTACCAAGACCTTTCGGAAGAAACTCTGATCTGGAGGGAAAGAGGATCTGCGGTACGTGCTTTAACTGAAGAATTTTTAATTGACCAGGCCATCGAATTTAAAAAGACATTCGAAATTAGTGATACCGAAACAATTAAACGTATGACCATGACAGGAATGGGAGTCGCCTTTATTCCAAGAACAGCTATAGCTTTAGAAGTATCAGTTTGTAAACTTAAGGTGTTGGGTGTTACAATAACACTTCCTGTGAATATTTCCATTATTTCCACGAAAGTTCAGCACTATTACCCATCAGTTCTTGCCTTTGTCAATTTTTTAAGAAAGTCGTTAAATAATAGCCGGCACATAGAATCAGGTTTGCTTGAGTAA
- a CDS encoding 2-oxoacid:acceptor oxidoreductase subunit alpha, translating into MLEMGRLMQGNEAVAEGALAAGVRFFAGYPITPSTEIAEIMSNKLPQVGGKFIQMEDEIASIAAIIGASLAGLKSLTATSGPGFSLMQENLGFAAMAEVPCVIVNVQRSGPSTGMPTAPAQGDVMQSRWGTHGDHPVIVLSPSSVREAYDLAVKSVNLAEEYRVPVILLLDEVVGHLREKVVLPAQEQIDVLNRQGPQTPPESFIPYTSGAKGVPPMANFGDGYRHHVTGLAHDETGAPNNSPVVAEELIHRLHNKILDNLADIIIDDSRFLDDAEIIVLAYGSTARSARHAVKEARRQGLKAGLYRPLTLWPFPEQKVLEIAKKAKTIIVPEMNMGQYRLEVERVVGKHCQVKGVNRVHGELIKPGEIYDTILEVV; encoded by the coding sequence GTGTTGGAAATGGGCCGGCTAATGCAGGGAAACGAGGCCGTGGCTGAAGGTGCACTGGCAGCGGGTGTGCGATTCTTTGCCGGTTATCCCATTACTCCTTCTACTGAGATTGCCGAAATAATGTCAAATAAGCTTCCCCAAGTGGGAGGTAAATTTATACAGATGGAAGATGAAATTGCCAGCATAGCTGCAATTATAGGTGCTTCGCTAGCCGGTTTAAAATCCTTGACTGCCACCAGCGGGCCCGGGTTTTCGCTAATGCAGGAGAACCTGGGCTTTGCTGCCATGGCTGAAGTGCCCTGTGTGATTGTTAATGTTCAGCGCAGCGGTCCCAGTACAGGTATGCCCACTGCTCCGGCTCAGGGGGATGTAATGCAGTCGCGCTGGGGTACCCATGGTGACCACCCTGTGATTGTCCTCAGTCCCTCATCCGTTAGGGAGGCCTACGATCTGGCAGTTAAGTCTGTAAATTTGGCTGAGGAATACCGGGTGCCGGTAATTTTGCTTTTAGACGAAGTGGTGGGACATTTACGGGAAAAGGTTGTACTGCCGGCGCAGGAACAGATTGATGTTCTAAACCGCCAGGGTCCGCAAACACCACCGGAAAGCTTTATTCCTTACACCTCCGGTGCAAAGGGAGTGCCGCCCATGGCAAATTTCGGTGATGGGTACCGCCATCACGTGACAGGGCTGGCCCACGATGAAACGGGTGCACCTAATAATAGCCCGGTGGTAGCTGAGGAGCTAATTCATCGTTTGCATAATAAAATTTTAGATAACCTGGCGGATATTATCATTGATGATTCCCGCTTCCTGGACGACGCAGAAATTATTGTTTTGGCCTATGGCTCCACAGCTCGCTCCGCCCGGCATGCTGTAAAGGAAGCCAGACGACAAGGGTTAAAAGCAGGATTATACCGCCCGCTTACGTTATGGCCTTTTCCGGAACAAAAGGTGCTGGAGATAGCAAAAAAGGCCAAGACCATTATTGTACCTGAGATGAATATGGGTCAATATAGGCTAGAGGTAGAGAGAGTAGTTGGTAAGCACTGCCAGGTTAAAGGCGTTAACCGCGTACACGGAGAGTTGATAAAACCCGGTGAAATATATGATACCATCCTGGAGGTGGTATAA
- a CDS encoding 4Fe-4S dicluster domain-containing protein has translation MGVVSVAKAASNYINNKIEVKKEWCKGCGICTALCDHNVLLLDNRGKVVVANPLSCVGCGKCESHCPDFAISVERSVTKRQEVGAKS, from the coding sequence ATGGGAGTGGTTTCCGTGGCTAAGGCAGCTTCCAATTATATTAACAACAAAATAGAAGTTAAGAAAGAATGGTGTAAGGGTTGTGGCATCTGTACCGCTCTTTGTGATCATAATGTTCTCCTGCTGGATAACCGGGGTAAAGTTGTAGTTGCAAACCCCTTGTCTTGTGTAGGATGCGGCAAATGTGAGAGTCACTGTCCTGATTTTGCCATTTCAGTTGAGCGTTCCGTAACTAAGCGTCAAGAAGTCGGTGCCAAGTCCTAA
- a CDS encoding DUF1540 domain-containing protein, whose protein sequence is MAQHIHCIVSDCHYYAQGNLCKANEILVATDAFGEKQPDQIDATMSSQYTAEQAGTCMATCCKSYVPKGSNMTTQDGIKKMP, encoded by the coding sequence ATGGCTCAGCACATCCATTGTATTGTGAGCGACTGTCATTATTATGCCCAAGGCAACCTATGCAAAGCTAATGAAATTCTGGTGGCTACAGATGCCTTTGGAGAGAAACAGCCTGACCAGATTGATGCCACCATGTCCAGTCAATATACTGCCGAACAGGCAGGCACCTGTATGGCCACGTGCTGCAAATCGTACGTGCCCAAGGGATCCAATATGACAACCCAAGACGGCATTAAAAAGATGCCCTAG
- a CDS encoding 2-oxoacid:ferredoxin oxidoreductase subunit gamma → MGYNRELRLSGTGGQGLILAGIIIADAAIRDGKNSIQSQSYGPEARGGASKAEVIINEEEIDYPKVSHPDVLLVMSQEACDKYAADLEKGGIIIADSSYVENLPPVEGVVYTLPITMTAREQVGREMVANVVALGAMANITGIVSREALTDALLSRIPPGTEELNRKALDLGWQLAEKALH, encoded by the coding sequence ATGGGTTACAACAGGGAGCTGCGATTGAGCGGTACCGGAGGACAGGGACTTATATTGGCCGGAATAATTATTGCCGATGCAGCCATCAGGGATGGCAAGAATTCTATCCAATCCCAGTCATATGGTCCTGAGGCCCGGGGCGGTGCAAGCAAGGCCGAGGTAATCATAAATGAAGAAGAGATAGATTACCCTAAGGTATCGCACCCGGATGTGCTTTTAGTAATGAGCCAGGAGGCATGTGATAAGTATGCTGCGGACTTGGAAAAAGGGGGCATTATTATAGCCGACTCTTCTTATGTTGAGAATTTGCCCCCGGTTGAAGGCGTAGTTTACACTTTACCCATAACTATGACAGCCCGGGAGCAGGTAGGCCGGGAAATGGTGGCTAACGTAGTGGCACTGGGCGCCATGGCCAACATAACGGGCATCGTTTCCCGTGAGGCACTGACGGACGCTCTCCTTTCCCGTATTCCCCCGGGAACCGAGGAATTAAACCGCAAGGCATTGGATTTGGGCTGGCAGTTAGCGGAAAAAGCACTACATTAA
- the selD gene encoding selenide, water dikinase SelD encodes MEISLTSYSPGSGUACKIGPADLEQALRCLPPIKDPAVLTGREENAAIYKVNEEQAIIQTVDYITPVVDDPYQFGMIAAANALSDIYAMGGKPVIALNLVGFPNQSIPLTIMERIMQGGAEKATEAGVTVVGGHSVTDHAPKYGLVVTGFVDPRRMVTKGGAKPGDALILTKPLGIGAITTGIDHKLVNGALIEQVTKIMVTLNKRAAEIMQEVGINACTDVTGFGLLGHLREILTSSGVGARVLSSQIPVIPETEKLIQAGAVAGGTHNNYRYLRDQVSWDPNLSKEMRLILCDPQTSGGLLMAVPPENKKTLINAMKKEKDILTVAEIGQIIEASGEIKVVI; translated from the coding sequence ATGGAAATTAGCCTTACATCGTATTCTCCCGGTTCCGGCTGAGCATGTAAAATAGGTCCGGCGGATCTGGAACAGGCATTACGCTGCCTGCCTCCCATAAAAGACCCTGCTGTTTTAACAGGGCGGGAAGAAAACGCAGCCATTTATAAAGTGAATGAAGAACAGGCCATTATTCAAACTGTAGATTATATCACACCGGTAGTGGATGACCCTTATCAATTCGGCATGATTGCTGCGGCAAATGCTTTAAGTGATATTTATGCCATGGGTGGTAAACCGGTAATTGCCCTCAACCTGGTAGGTTTCCCCAACCAGAGCATCCCATTAACTATTATGGAAAGAATTATGCAAGGCGGGGCTGAAAAAGCTACCGAAGCAGGTGTCACAGTAGTGGGTGGACACTCGGTCACCGATCATGCCCCTAAGTACGGTCTGGTAGTAACCGGTTTCGTAGACCCGCGCAGGATGGTTACAAAAGGCGGTGCCAAGCCCGGTGACGCCCTGATTCTGACTAAACCGCTGGGCATCGGTGCCATTACCACCGGTATTGACCACAAGCTGGTAAATGGTGCACTCATAGAACAGGTTACGAAAATCATGGTTACCTTAAATAAGAGAGCGGCTGAAATAATGCAGGAGGTAGGAATTAATGCCTGCACTGATGTAACGGGGTTCGGCTTGCTGGGACATTTGCGGGAAATCCTTACCTCCAGTGGAGTTGGGGCGCGGGTACTCTCATCCCAAATACCGGTTATTCCGGAAACCGAAAAATTAATACAGGCCGGAGCGGTAGCGGGGGGTACCCACAATAATTACCGGTACCTGCGGGATCAGGTAAGCTGGGATCCCAACCTATCCAAGGAGATGCGGCTTATTCTATGTGATCCCCAGACTTCAGGCGGCCTTTTAATGGCGGTACCCCCGGAAAACAAAAAAACATTAATAAACGCCATGAAAAAGGAAAAAGATATTTTGACAGTGGCCGAAATAGGGCAAATCATTGAGGCTTCGGGCGAGATAAAAGTTGTGATTTAA
- a CDS encoding 2-oxoacid:ferredoxin oxidoreductase subunit beta, whose translation MTRELDSYLRVDKFPHMWCPGCGNGIVLRCLLQAINELELDQDRTVIVGGIGCSSRAVGYLDFNTLHTTHGRALAYATGIKLARPELNVIVITGDGDATAIGGNHFIHAARRNIDLTVLLFNNNIYGMTGGQYSPLTPANSKATTAPHGTIEPNFDISELARSAGASYVGRSTTYHTSLLKGLVKNGIENKGFSLIEAVAACPTAYGRRNKMKGGAEMILRQKENAVNIKKALQMAPEELEGKIIIGELHKQEAPEYTAMYDNLIARVMQQAGGGSVTPLKGN comes from the coding sequence GTGACACGTGAATTGGACTCGTACTTACGGGTGGATAAATTTCCTCATATGTGGTGCCCGGGCTGTGGTAACGGAATTGTACTGAGATGCTTGCTGCAGGCCATAAATGAATTGGAACTGGATCAGGACCGCACGGTCATAGTTGGTGGAATTGGATGTTCGTCACGGGCTGTAGGATACTTGGATTTCAATACTTTGCATACCACCCACGGGCGGGCACTTGCCTATGCCACCGGTATAAAATTGGCCAGACCTGAGCTCAATGTAATAGTAATTACAGGAGACGGGGACGCTACTGCCATAGGCGGCAACCATTTTATTCATGCCGCCCGCCGGAACATTGATTTAACCGTTCTTTTATTCAACAATAATATATACGGTATGACCGGAGGACAGTATTCTCCCTTAACACCGGCTAACAGTAAAGCTACCACCGCCCCGCATGGTACTATAGAGCCTAATTTTGACATATCGGAACTGGCTCGCAGTGCCGGGGCAAGCTACGTGGGCAGAAGTACCACATATCACACCAGTCTTCTCAAAGGCCTCGTTAAAAATGGCATAGAAAATAAGGGTTTTAGCCTTATAGAAGCTGTGGCTGCGTGCCCCACTGCCTATGGACGCCGTAACAAGATGAAGGGCGGAGCCGAGATGATTCTGCGGCAAAAAGAAAATGCAGTTAATATAAAAAAGGCTTTGCAAATGGCCCCTGAAGAACTGGAAGGAAAAATAATCATTGGTGAACTGCATAAACAAGAGGCGCCGGAATATACAGCTATGTATGATAATTTAATAGCTAGAGTGATGCAGCAGGCCGGGGGTGGCTCGGTCACGCCTCTTAAGGGAAATTAA
- a CDS encoding amino acid ABC transporter permease: MEFLQELLHYLVKDAPIFAAAAWLTIKLTFAALILGVVIGLFFALLKISNKRILSGIANLYITVIRGTPLIVQIFAIYFGLARIYDFGPFWSPAIALAIHNGAYIAEIFRGGIQSIDKGQMEAARSLGMPYSLAMRRIILPQAFKRVVPPLGNQFIIGLKDSSLAAFVTAPELFAISMRRAAATLADLEMYAIAGLYYLVMVIMFSFLVSKLEKKLNVDEANGGSV, from the coding sequence ATGGAATTCTTGCAGGAATTACTGCACTATTTAGTCAAAGATGCGCCCATCTTTGCCGCAGCAGCTTGGTTAACTATCAAGTTAACATTTGCTGCCCTTATCTTGGGTGTCGTGATTGGGCTATTCTTCGCGCTGCTCAAAATATCCAATAAGCGAATTTTAAGTGGCATTGCCAATCTGTATATAACAGTTATCCGGGGAACTCCGCTGATTGTGCAAATTTTTGCTATTTACTTTGGTTTGGCCCGTATTTATGATTTCGGTCCTTTTTGGTCCCCGGCTATTGCACTGGCCATACACAACGGGGCTTATATAGCTGAAATATTCCGGGGTGGTATCCAGTCCATTGACAAGGGCCAGATGGAAGCCGCCCGGTCTCTGGGGATGCCCTATTCTCTGGCCATGCGCCGGATAATATTGCCCCAGGCGTTTAAACGGGTCGTTCCTCCACTAGGTAACCAGTTTATTATCGGGCTAAAAGATTCATCATTGGCGGCCTTTGTAACGGCACCGGAGCTATTTGCTATTTCTATGCGCCGGGCGGCCGCAACTTTGGCTGATTTAGAAATGTATGCAATTGCCGGCCTTTATTATTTGGTCATGGTGATTATGTTTAGCTTCTTGGTTTCTAAATTAGAAAAGAAGTTAAACGTTGATGAAGCCAATGGGGGTTCTGTCTAG
- a CDS encoding amino acid ABC transporter ATP-binding protein, producing MIKIKGLQKYFGSLHVLKGIDLEINRSAVVCLIGASGSGKSTLLRCINFLERAQDGEILIDGEKIDRKNHDLNDIRAEVGMVFQLFNLFPHKTVLGNVIEAPIMVKGIRKEEAQKEGLSLLEKVGLGDKAYTYPSQLSGGQKQRVAIARALAMKPKIMLFDEPTSALDPELVGEVLEVMKQLASEGMTMIVVTHEMAFAREVAEKVIYMDDGKIVEAGKPEQIFENPREERTREFLARVLNPNQAVQHSSEKVKRLPSKQKGSNDYQLEEAVN from the coding sequence GTGATTAAAATTAAGGGCCTACAAAAATATTTTGGTTCCTTACACGTGTTGAAAGGAATAGACCTGGAGATAAACAGAAGTGCAGTTGTTTGTTTGATCGGTGCCAGTGGTTCCGGTAAAAGCACACTATTACGGTGTATTAATTTCCTGGAAAGGGCTCAGGACGGGGAAATCCTGATAGACGGAGAGAAAATAGATAGAAAGAATCATGATCTTAATGATATACGGGCGGAAGTGGGTATGGTTTTCCAGCTATTCAACCTGTTTCCCCATAAGACCGTTCTGGGCAACGTTATTGAGGCTCCAATAATGGTTAAAGGTATCCGCAAGGAGGAAGCACAAAAAGAAGGGTTGTCCCTATTGGAAAAGGTTGGTCTTGGGGACAAAGCATATACTTATCCCAGTCAACTTTCCGGGGGTCAGAAACAGCGGGTCGCTATTGCCAGGGCTCTGGCCATGAAACCGAAGATAATGCTCTTTGATGAGCCCACTTCGGCCCTGGACCCGGAACTTGTGGGTGAAGTATTAGAGGTAATGAAACAGCTGGCCAGTGAAGGGATGACCATGATCGTAGTTACTCACGAGATGGCTTTTGCCAGGGAAGTGGCGGAGAAGGTTATCTACATGGATGACGGTAAAATTGTCGAGGCCGGCAAGCCTGAACAGATTTTCGAAAACCCCAGGGAAGAAAGAACGCGCGAGTTTTTAGCTCGGGTGCTTAATCCTAACCAGGCAGTGCAACATAGTTCGGAAAAAGTGAAAAGACTTCCCTCTAAGCAAAAAGGTTCCAATGACTATCAATTGGAAGAAGCGGTAAATTAA
- a CDS encoding transporter substrate-binding domain-containing protein, with translation MVCILGLALLAAGCGGQDTPEGQESGNDAKETLSFASSGAYYPFSYYDEDTNELVGFDVEIGTALAEAMGMEPEPVTAPWQSLISGLQADKYDAIIGSMTITDERKEKVDFSDPYYVSGPKLFVRNNSDIAGADDLTGDTPVGVLMQSVYEDLAKEYTDNLKYYDSDVTALHDLDLERIDAVITDQNVGMANAKKGGWSIKSVGDLLMSENIGIAVKKGNDELVTKINQALKDIKADGTYETISNKYVGMDISGD, from the coding sequence ATGGTGTGTATTTTAGGTCTGGCTCTGCTTGCTGCAGGGTGCGGCGGTCAAGATACTCCCGAGGGCCAGGAATCAGGTAATGACGCAAAAGAGACATTATCTTTTGCCAGTTCAGGTGCATATTACCCTTTTAGTTATTATGATGAAGATACAAATGAGCTGGTTGGCTTTGACGTGGAGATCGGTACAGCCTTGGCGGAAGCCATGGGCATGGAGCCCGAGCCGGTAACCGCTCCGTGGCAGTCACTCATATCCGGTCTGCAGGCTGATAAGTATGATGCTATTATCGGCAGCATGACTATCACTGATGAGCGCAAGGAAAAAGTAGATTTCTCTGATCCGTATTATGTTTCCGGTCCTAAACTGTTTGTACGCAATAACTCAGACATTGCCGGCGCGGATGATTTAACCGGGGATACGCCGGTAGGTGTACTGATGCAAAGTGTTTATGAAGATCTGGCTAAAGAATATACCGATAACCTAAAATATTATGACAGCGATGTAACGGCTTTACATGACCTTGATTTAGAGCGTATTGATGCCGTTATTACTGACCAAAACGTGGGTATGGCTAATGCTAAAAAAGGTGGCTGGAGTATTAAGTCAGTGGGTGACCTTTTAATGTCGGAAAATATTGGTATTGCCGTTAAAAAGGGCAATGATGAGCTGGTCACCAAGATAAACCAGGCCTTGAAGGACATTAAAGCTGACGGTACTTATGAAACCATTTCCAATAAGTATGTAGGTATGGACATTAGCGGGGACTGA